The genomic DNA ATCGCAGTTTGATGCTTACCAGGCGCAGAATAAGACGGTCAGCTATCGCTCCTTTATCGATGGCTTCCCCATCTTTGGCAATCAGCAACTGGGGAATTACGCCTATCAGTATGTGAACGGGGCTTCGGAACGTTACCAATTCTCCCTGCGTGATTTTCAAATTCCGGTGCCAACTGATGAACAGCAGACCACGCTTCCGAGCAGTAAGACCATGTTAGCCCAACTGGCCCAGGCTAATGTTGACACGAAGCGGATTAGTAACGTGCAAATTGGGTACCAAATTGTGCCCAATGACGAGCATAAGTTACTAGTACTGCTACGACCCAGCTGGTTCGTAAAGTATGATAACCAGTGGGTTAATTACGTCGACTTGCAACAGGGGAACGTTACTAAGGCCCGAAAGGAGAGCTTCTAATGAATTTTAAACGAATTCAGGGAATCTTCTTAATTGCTTTCATTGTGATTGACGTTTTTTTATTCATGATGACTAAGAATAGTAAGGTTCAAGATGACAGTGCGAACGCTGGCAATGTGAATACCACCATTATCAAAGACATGAAACGGGACAACATTACGGTGGGTTCCTTGAGTACGGCTAAGCACACGGGTTACTATTTGTCGGCTGAACCGCAGACGGATTTTGGTCCCCGGTTGGCAACGTTAAAAAATCAGAACGCGCGCAGTGAGAACGGGACAATCGTTAGTGATTTGCGGACGCCCGTGAAGGTTGCTGCAACGCATCCGGAGCGGACGCTCACCAAGTTGCTGCGGAAGCGGCCCGGGTTTGTGCTGGACGCTAAGCAGTATCGGTATGATCCGGATTTATCCACCAAGACCAAGGTGGTTTATGCCCAACAAAGTCCAGCGGGCCCCTTCTTCTCTGCAAACGCACAACTGACGTTTAGCATTGTGAACCAACGGGTGATTGGTTATACCCAACGGGAACTTGGAAACGTCAAGATTCTGCATGATAAAGCGGACCTAATTACGGAGGAACGGGCGGTGATTAGTTTGTATCAATATAACGAGTTACCGAATAACGCCAAGATTTTGTGGACCAAGCTAGCGTATACCCGCTTCTTAGAATTAAGTGGTAAGGAAGTTTATATTCCGACCTGGGTCATTGCGATGAACACGAAGTCGAATCCGAAGGTGCAAATTAAACGGATTAATGCCCTGAACGGGGCTTCGTTTAATACGGAAAAGGTGCAAGAACAACCAAACGGAACTGCGAAAGTGGAAAGCGTGAAAAACGAATGAATGATGAGTTTAAAATCAGTGTGTTGTCGAGTGGTAGTGGGGGAAATTGCACGTACATTGAAACGCCCCAGCACAAAATTATTCAAGATGCGGGGCTCTCGGGAATTCGGATTAAACGGTTAATGGAAGGCATCGGGAAGGACCTTGCCGATGTCGACACCATGCTCGTTACGCACGAACATACGGACCACGCTAAGGGCGTTGGAATTTTAGCCCGAAAATATGGGATGAACGTATATGCAAACGAGGCGACCTGGAAGGCGATGGACCCAAAAATCGGCGCGGTGCCACTGGAGCAAAAGTTTGTGTTTGATCCCAATACCACCGAATTATGGGGTGATTTGGACGTCGAAAGCTTCACGGTCGCCCATGACGCAGCGCAGGCGCAGTTCTATAACTATCACCATCACGGAAAAAGTTTTGTGATCATCACGGACACCGGGTCAGTTTCAGACCGGGTCGCGGGTTTGATTCGGAATGCAGGTGCGTATTTATTTGAGTGTAATTATGACCCCGACATGCTAATGAATGGGGATTATTCGTATTCCACGAAACTGCGAATTAACAGCGACACCGGTCACTTGTCTAACCAGGCCAGTACGGAGATTTTAATGGACGTGATGGGTCCACAAACCAAGCGTATTTTTCTGGCGCACCGGAGTCATCATAACAACACTAAAGCGCTCGCCCGCCTGACCGTGGCGTCGGTCATGAAGAATCATGGATTTGGAGTTGGCCAAGCTTTTGAACTCTTTGATACGGATGTCGAACAACCCTCTCCGTTAATTAAGTTATAATAAACGACACGGTTCTATTTCAGCGATGAACCGTGTTTTTTTAATGGCGTGCAAATGGTTGATTTTGTTGAGCGGAAGTCCGGTCAAAGTTTCCAGTAATTCCGAACAAAAAAAGTTTCACAGCGCCGAAATGCAAGAAATTATAACACGCGTAGCTGATAGGGGAAATCACTGTTGATAAGTTTGTGGATAAGTTTTTGGTGCTGAGAAAAAGCGCGCTCCGATGCGGAATAATCTCCGTGAATAACTTTTTGAAAGTTATCCACAGGGGCTGTTAATAACTTTATGAAACATTTTTGTTCGATTTTCAAAGCCTGTAATAACGGCGTTTCACGGTCTTTTTTATGTGTGTTAACGAACAAATGTTGCTGTGCTAACTGTGGATAACTAAAAAACTTGTTGACAGACCTGGGAAAAAGACAGGTGGTTAAATTTCCCCGAAATTGCGGAAAATTAGCCACTCCTTGTGGATAACTTTGTGGATAAACTGTTGAAAGGCGGGTAGTTATGAACATCAAACTGGTAGTAGTTGGAAAACTAAAGGAAAAGTACTTTGCGGCGGCCATTGCTGAGTACCAAAAGCGGTTATCGCGCTTTTGTAAGGTTAAAATGATTGAAGTCCGGGATGAAAAAGCTCCAGAATCATTAAGTTCTACTGAGATGGAGCAGGTGATGGCGAAAGAGGGTGACCGAATTCTATCCAAAGTGAGTGAGCGCGAGTACGTGTTTGCGTTAGCGATTAACGGGACCGAACGCACGTCAGAGACCTTTGCGCAACAGATTAAAGATTTGACGACGTATGGTCATTCGGACCTTACCTTTATCATTGGCGGTTCACTGGGATTAGCTCCAGCGGTCTTAGCGCGGGCCAACGATCAGCTATCGTTTGGGAAGTTCACCCTCCCCCATCAGTTAATGCGAGTGGTCTTATGTGAACAAATTTATCGGGCCTTGATGATTAATAGCAACAGTCCATACCACAAATAGGAAAGAAGGAATGGTTTTGAAAAGAATTCAACCCCGCAGCACAGTTAAATGGTGGTGGTTACTAGTAGTTCTAGTCGTGGGGCTCATTGCCGTTTTATTGACCCATTACGATGCGCCGCTATACAGTCAGACCGTGGCTGAGGTCCAGCAGGTTAAAAACGGCCCGCGGATGAAAACTACGGATGAGTTTCGTAATCAGGATTACCAGCAAAATCAAACGGTGACCCTCAAAATCCTCAATGGGAACAAACGGTGCCAAACGGTGCGGGTGCAAAATCAATTTTCGCGCTCAAATGCCACCGATCAGGAATATCACCCGGGCCAACAGGTTTTTTTACATCTGGGTGGGAACGCTCAGCGCAACCGGTCTGGTCTCATTAACGGTTTTAAACGGGATACCGTGGTGGTCTTTTTGGTTTGGTTAACCGTGAGTCTGCTGTTACTCATCCTGAAATTTCGGGGGTCAATGGCACTTCTAAGCCTGGTAGTAAATGCCTGGTTGTTCATAATAGTCGTGGAGTTAGATGTGCACACAGA from Fructilactobacillus ixorae includes the following:
- a CDS encoding two-component system regulatory protein YycI; this translates as MNFKRIQGIFLIAFIVIDVFLFMMTKNSKVQDDSANAGNVNTTIIKDMKRDNITVGSLSTAKHTGYYLSAEPQTDFGPRLATLKNQNARSENGTIVSDLRTPVKVAATHPERTLTKLLRKRPGFVLDAKQYRYDPDLSTKTKVVYAQQSPAGPFFSANAQLTFSIVNQRVIGYTQRELGNVKILHDKADLITEERAVISLYQYNELPNNAKILWTKLAYTRFLELSGKEVYIPTWVIAMNTKSNPKVQIKRINALNGASFNTEKVQEQPNGTAKVESVKNE
- a CDS encoding MBL fold metallo-hydrolase, with protein sequence MNDEFKISVLSSGSGGNCTYIETPQHKIIQDAGLSGIRIKRLMEGIGKDLADVDTMLVTHEHTDHAKGVGILARKYGMNVYANEATWKAMDPKIGAVPLEQKFVFDPNTTELWGDLDVESFTVAHDAAQAQFYNYHHHGKSFVIITDTGSVSDRVAGLIRNAGAYLFECNYDPDMLMNGDYSYSTKLRINSDTGHLSNQASTEILMDVMGPQTKRIFLAHRSHHNNTKALARLTVASVMKNHGFGVGQAFELFDTDVEQPSPLIKL
- the rlmH gene encoding 23S rRNA (pseudouridine(1915)-N(3))-methyltransferase RlmH, translating into MNIKLVVVGKLKEKYFAAAIAEYQKRLSRFCKVKMIEVRDEKAPESLSSTEMEQVMAKEGDRILSKVSEREYVFALAINGTERTSETFAQQIKDLTTYGHSDLTFIIGGSLGLAPAVLARANDQLSFGKFTLPHQLMRVVLCEQIYRALMINSNSPYHK